One Alteromonas sp. KC3 DNA segment encodes these proteins:
- the nusG gene encoding transcription termination/antitermination protein NusG, which yields MSEEEAVKKRWYVVQAYSQYESRVKKTLLEYIKMHNMEDYFGQVLVPTEEVVEMRAGQKRKSERKFYPGYVLVEMAMTEESWHLVKSVPRVLGFIGGTSDRPMPITQKEADAILNRLEENVDKPRPKTLFEPGEVIRVIDGPFADFNGVVEEVDYEKSRVKVSVLIFGRSTPVDLEFGQVEKG from the coding sequence ATGTCTGAAGAAGAAGCAGTAAAGAAAAGATGGTACGTAGTTCAAGCCTATTCGCAATACGAGTCTCGCGTTAAGAAGACCCTGCTTGAATACATCAAAATGCACAACATGGAAGACTACTTCGGTCAGGTGCTAGTGCCGACTGAAGAAGTTGTTGAAATGCGTGCAGGTCAAAAGCGTAAATCTGAGCGCAAATTTTACCCAGGTTACGTATTGGTTGAAATGGCGATGACAGAAGAGTCATGGCACTTAGTAAAAAGCGTTCCTCGTGTACTTGGCTTTATCGGTGGTACGTCTGACCGTCCTATGCCAATTACACAGAAAGAAGCTGACGCTATCTTGAATCGACTTGAAGAGAACGTTGATAAGCCAAGACCAAAAACACTGTTCGAGCCAGGCGAAGTTATTCGCGTTATCGACGGCCCGTTTGCAGACTTCAACGGTGTGGTGGAAGAAGTGGATTACGAAAAAAGCCGCGTAAAAGTGTCGGTACTTATTTTCGGTCGCTCTACACCAGTAGACCTAGAGTTTGGTCAGGTAGAAAAAGGCTAA